Within Diabrotica virgifera virgifera chromosome 7, PGI_DIABVI_V3a, the genomic segment TCGAGCGTGAATAAAGACTGTGAGTACCTGTTGTTTGTGGTTTTGAGGACAAGTGATGACAGCATCTGAAAACGAGGGTGAGAAATATAGTTCCTTTATCCTTAAATTTATTACCATAATTTATGACATCTATTGCGTGTTTTTGTTTGTATAGTCAACGAAGGGATTTGAATGAACGTTTGGTGGGCAATTTTGTATAAATTGCAAACATTTCATTTATGAATAATTTGCGGatttattttgaataaattatATTGTCATTTTGTCGAATAATCATTTTTGCGGGTTATTTTGAACAAATTACATTTAGCATCTCGTTTATTAATAATTTGCGGatttattttgaataaattatATTGTCATTTTGTCGAATAATCATTTTTGCCGGTTTATCTTGAACAAATCACATTAACATTTCAGTCATTAATCATTTGCGGatttattttgaataaattacattgtcattttattaaaTGATCATTTTGGGTTTTATTTTGAATAGATTACCTTAGCAATTAGTTAAATAATCATTTGCGATATGGAGAATTTACACAGACGGAGAGGCAGTTGTAAGAGCAAGGTAACTATTTTTAACaaatatatttctccattacatGACAAAATAAAAAAGGGTGACATCATTTCCGACTTAGAAGTTTTACAGACGATCGAAATGCTAAATAGTATTGAGAGCTTAGTTGAGTTTGATGAAATTCAGGATCAAATCGAAACTTCGGTCCAAGGAATCAATTAGCTACGGAGGTTCTTGAGCGCGAGGAATTTTATAACAAACATTCTTCTTTAGTAGCGATTGCGCGAAAAATTATCCGCGACTATGGGGGCGATAAAGCTAGTGAGCGCTCTAAAAATTCATACGCGGGTCATTGTATAGAGCTCAAACCGATAGAGCTACAAAAATTCGATGGGAATATGAACGCTTTGTTAGAGTATGCGAATATTTTTAAGTCCTTGGTCAACAAGAATGAGTACTTAGATGATATTAGGCGCTTTCATTATTTACGAAGTTCTCTACAAGGCGGCGCGGCTCAAGTCATACGAACTTTGGAGTTCACTGCGGAAAATTACGAGATTACGTGGAAATTAGTTAGGGAAAGATACGATAATAATAGACTATTAATATCTAATCACGTTAGTGCACTATTCAATATAGAACCGATAAATAAAGAGTCATCTGGTAGATTGCGGCAACTAGTTGATATTTTTTCAAAACATTTATACGCATTAAAGCAACTAGGCTTACCTACAGAATATTGGGATGTTCTCCTCATTCATATTATTTCGAGCAAATTTGACACATACTTTACGCGCGTGGGAGAACGGCAAAACGAGCAACGAAATACCTAGTTTCGACGATTTTAAGACGTTTTTAAAATCAAGAGCGGACCTCTTAGAATCAATTGAGGCAAATCAAGCGGAAAAACAGAATACGCGAAATAATTCGCAAGCGGGCGCATATCCGCGAAATACAAAACATTCACAGAATACTCACGGTCTATACTCATCGCAGGACACTCCAAACAATACAGATAGTGCGAGATGTTGCCCTATGTGCAAAGGGGAACATGCTATCTATCAATGCGGCGAATTTTTAAGGCTTTCATCGAAGGAAAGATTCGATAAAGTACGAAAGATGAACCTTTGCACGAATTGTTTCAAGGGGGGACACTACTACAGGCGGTGTAAACAATCAACATGTAAACGGTGCTCTTCTAAGCACCACACGTATTTGCACCCCGATAGGTCAAGCGAGCGAAACACACCTTCAATGCAACAACCTGTAGTAAACGCGAGCGAAAATCAAGCGGTAGATGATCTACAAGGCCCTCTAAACACTACCAATTTGACAGCTTCTGCTGTTAGCAGCAAGGCCAGCCCTGAACAAAGCATACTATCTACAGTATTGGTCAATATTGTCGATGGCCAGGGCAACTCATACGCGGTGCGAGCGCTAGTAGACTGCGGCTTGCAGAGTTCATTTATCACGGAGAATTTATGCGATCGACTTCGAATTAAACGAAGCAGAGTGGACATCTCTGTCTTAGGAATAAACAACGCGAGTTATAGCCATTGACCCCATAGAGGCCAATACACTAAATCTGATGTGTCAGCGCATGAACAATGGTCGACCTTATTTCCAAACTGCAACTTGTGTATTATTGCTTATTTTTCAAATGTGTAATGTATTTCATTTCATTGATTATAATTCAGTCTGATATATTTCTTTGTAGAGTAAAAGTCGCATTTTTTACATTGTAACTATTAGATCACAATAAAGCCAATTCTCGCacttgtatttttaaaaattgtttttaaaaatcgtTCCGAAAAGGCAAAAACTATTagtggcgcagtcagtaggattttTCGTCGAATTCCATTGAGGATATTCGTGGGTTTTAACTCTTAAACGAAAAAAGAACCGGGTTTCCGTTTTTCATAAACTTTTAAACTGTCAGTGATTTTGGGCTCCATCCGGACATCCAGAATTCCAGGAACAAGCAGAAGTGCATAAATGTGGTAAGCTAAaaatttttgttcatttttatcaGACTCCTCTTGTCTATTGAATCCTTTTGCGAAAATAATAGTCAAGTGTACGTATTAgctattatttaatttttatagataAGTATTTAATTAAGAaagaaaagtaataaataaaaataaaatgactTCACCTAGCACTTCAAATGCTACTATTATTGTACCTAAGTTAGATATCGCCAATCTGGCCATTATTCCTCGCTTTGATGGCAATATAAATAAACTCTACAGATTCATAAATGCAACTGAATCAATCTTAAGGCATTATTTCGATACAAATATCCCTAGTAGTTTTCAAAATTGTTTGCTATTGAACGGAATTTTAAATAAACTAGAAGGAAGAGCTGAAGAAATTATTGCTATTAGCGGCTATACTGATTGGGATggtaaaaaaatacattaattttaaatttcGCCGACCGAAGAGATGAAAATTGCCTTAATCAAGCTCTtgttaatttaaaacaaaaaccaAACGAATCACCTTATCAGTTTCATGAAAAGGTGCTCGATTTATTAAATTCCATATGTAATTATATTGATTTACACCATATTGGTCAGGAGCGCACATATAAAagagaattttttaataaacaagcACTAGAGACATTCTTAGCGGGTTTAAGAGAACCTTTAGGGCCCATAATTAGGGCAATGAGACCGAAATCTATTGAACAAGCTGTTCAATTCattaaagaagaagataacatTAAATATTACCAAGAGTCaaaatttcaataataataatagtaactcctgtgggaattttttgtcagttcttctatcaggcgcggccccctgcgaatgggggatgctttctgggtattcgtagcgccagtacccagagagtagcagggatacttgccgtggaacaaaaactgacacctggcagtaggtataaaatgcacacccatgagaatggagaataataatttatgtatAGGATCGctgctcaatccttttgataccgtaggtatctgggacgagtcaattttccccttagtgGGAGtatgagccgtatggctaaatctggataataatagtaacagcctgtgggagtttttggtcagttcttctatcaggcgcggccccctgcgaatgggggatgctttctgggtattcgtagcgccaatacccagagggtagcagggatacttgccgtggaacaaaaactgacacctggcagtaggtataaaatgcacacccattaatatggagaatattgatttatgtttaggatcgctgcctggggatcgccagggcacgtctggagccggcgctggacgtgacagcatgcgggacgtcggtggcagggtgttgaggaggcgggcccctgtcatacaatcagctacagcccaaccacaaccacaagcgagccaaacaacaagagctccacccgccgaaggtgctgcgctggatcatcaaccggcgctcactcaagcgggacgaccgaggcagcgcataaaatggactgtgtccatcaatgagaatattttgcgcttctactacaaggtgacaaacctcggtcaagaaacaatcggctaccgacaacagctgtatgccgaattttgcaggacgtacccagatattcaagtatcggagcaacgagtatcagaccaataccgggtaattataagaaacaaccttatcccagagactagacgcaatatcatcagaagcgaagtcgaacgggagattcataacgatgtaattgaagatcaagtccccaatgaagtgcatgagcagattcctgagcttgccatacaagaaactcaacctgacaatacagagcaggaaaacaacgagctacatgataacctagtaagcgaaatggcacgtgctgtacaagagtttaatggaacaaacccacttagcagaccatcgctaccacgaataaactcttgtaagagactaggtatgctgttacaaattgtgaacactgaagtcctacacaattatgtcgtagaagcccacacattagaatatctgcacatgctaatctactgggCATTAAGGTCAGAACACGAccgggtactaataacggaaggactggtagcagaattgcaccctgggaaaaaagactgctcggaaagattgaattgctgcgtagggatattggtcaagtcacagaatatatacgaggtgtaagaagtacaagaatcatcaggagagctgaagaaataatacggaatactgcaagacactcaagatacgatccagaaaacaacacagctcAACAGtccctggatacattaaaacaaagactctcagtttattcaggacgactaagaaggtacaaagtgagtaacaaccgaaaatccgacaatgccctttttgagactgctgagaaggcgttctatcgaaaactcaattccaccgtagaaaatctcgataagtcttatccaagccaagaagaaatccATGacttttggggaaatcaactttccacaccagctgctcttaacaacaatgctggatggatagaagatacggcacagaactgccaacactacactactactctctacgaacccttcaccactgaagaagtctcaaatatcatcaaagagcttcataactggaaatctcctggaccagacggagttcaaaacttttggctcaagaagttttggagtgctcacgaatgcttatcaacactaattaattatgttatttctaatccgcaggatataccatcattcctaactcagggaaccacttatttaataccgaaggatcaaaataacacccaagatccagcaaaataccgcccaattacttgtcttccaactttgtataaattggtcacatcctgtgtagcccggcgaatctaccaacactgtgctctgaacaatatcatagagcctcaacagaaaggatgcgctaagggttccatgggttgcaaagaacaacttatcatcgactcagtcatttctaattaagcatattccaaaaagaggaacctatttactgcttttatagattacaagaaggcctttgattcagtgccgcatgaatggcttatagatgaTATGTATTGAATTAAATAGCGTACTATGATGAAATTGACTTTATTTTAGATCACAAGAGATACATGGTTCTTAACCTAAAAACTAAGAAGTAAGCGCGCTTTTCTGCCTTTCATCCTCGACATCTGTCATCTGTCACGACTCGCAAGGTGGGTTCCGTTATACACAACATTTCTCCCCTTCTATAAAGAAAGCTTGTTGGGTGGTTTCACAGCTCTCCCATATCTGGTAACCACTGGCAAAGGTGTCTGCTCAGATTCTAGAAGAGGGGAAACAGGGCTTCTAGATGTCGCATCAGTTTGACTATGCCTAGGTGAACTACTAGTAACAGTGTCATTATTACTAGAATGTGGAATTGCAGTATTGTTTTCCTCCACCTGAAGGTCCATGTCATCACTTACATCAATATTAGGCAGGCGGGTGGGTGCAGATGTGCTCTCATCAACATTTAAAGGCGCTTTTTGAATCACTGCACTCTCACTCACTTCACTTCTAGGTTTTTCCTTAGCTAGACGTATGCTGTCAGCATGCACAAATTTTATAACATTATTAACATTCACAAGGTAAGTACAATAACTTAAAACTTTAACTACATTTCCCAAGTCCCACACATGTGTACGAGTATTTTTGACATATACTTGGTCATTTGTattatacaatttaatatttCGAACTGGTTGATCAGAGTTTACAAAATTACCATTTTCAGATGGTCTTAATAAATCATATCTGGTTCGAGGTCTGACTTTAAACATACACTGAGCTGGAGAAATGCCTGTTGTAGTAGAAGGAGTATTGCGGTAGGTGAAGAGGAAATTAGTTAACTTAATTTTCACAACAGTTAATGTTATATTTTCTGAACATGAAAATAAATTGCGCTCTAATGCTTTCTTTACTGTTTGGACCCCTCTCTCTGCTAGTCCATTTGATTGTGGATGATATGGTGGGGATTTAATTGGTTTTATTCCATTACTCTGACAGAAGGAAACAAACTCTGCTGAATTGAATGGAGGCCCATTATCAGAAACTAGCTCTACTGGTAATCCAAAAATGGCGAAAACATCCCTTAGTACCATTATGACCTCCCTAGCTACTGTACCATTTTCCATTAACCTGACTTCTATCCATTTAGACTTATTGTCCACTAAAATAAGGAAGGTAAAATTTTGCTTCTGGAAAAAATCAACATTTACCCTATAAAAATTATGGGGTGCTAATGCCCATGGTATGCCATTTGACCTATTAGGAAAATTCTGAGTAGACTGACAAACATTACACGATTGAACAAACTTCTCAATACTTTCATTCATTCCAGGCCACCAGCAATAGGATCGCATTAACATTTTTAGTCTTACTATGCCTGTATGTTGTTCATGGAACAAATTAAGTACTCTAACCCTGAGTGAGAATGGAATTACTACTTTAGTACCTAAAACCAAACAATCTCGTTCAACCGAAAAGTTATTTCTAAGTTTAAAATATGGTTTTAAATCATCTCCCTGTACATAGTTTGGCCAACCAGATAGGGTTAACTCAACTACTTTGGAAAATAAATTATCCTGCTTGGTTGCTTTGCCTACATCTTCAAAGTCCAAAGGGACTTCACTTAACatgttaaatgaaaatatttcaccAGACACCTTAGTACTATCCTTACAAGGTAAACGGGAAAGGGAATCTGCATTGGAAATTGAACTTCCCTTCTTATATTCTATGGTATAATCATATGCTGACAATGTAAGGGCCCATCTAGTTATTCTTGACGCGACTGTTACTGGAATGCCTCTGTTAGCTCCAAAAATGTACTGCAAAGGCTGATGATCACTGACAAGGGTGAACTTCCGACCAtataaatatttatgaaacttacGAAGAGCAAACATAGCTAATGCTTCCCTCTCTATATTTGAATACTTTTGTTCTGCTGATGATAAGGTTCCCGAGGCAAAACAAACAGGCCTATCCTCCCCATCTACTCTGTGACTCAGTACAGCTCCTACTCCAAAACCACTACTGTCACAAGTGACATATATTGGAAGTAAAGGGTATATAAGGTGAGTACTTGGTTTGACAAAAGCAGTACCTTACTGCTGTCAAAAACCTTCTGACAATCTGTTGACCATACAAAAGAAACATTCGACTTACATAACTTGTACAACGGACCTAGTTCACAGGACAGCATAGGCAGAAATTTAGAATAATAGTTAAGAAGATCTAAATATGATTTAAGTTCCGTTAAGTTATGTGGGGGTTTAGCTTTCTTAATACATTCTACTTTTTCTTCCGTAGGGTGTACCCCTGACTCATCAATTCTATGGCCCAAAAATTCAACActtgtttcaaaaaatttacattttcctTCATTAATTTTTACATTAAATTCTTCTAGACGTGAAAGaacattaattacattattatgaCAATTTTCAAGAGATTTACCATAAATTAATACGTCATCGATATAGCATTTGGTGTTTGGTATACCTGC encodes:
- the LOC126888670 gene encoding uncharacterized protein LOC126888670 encodes the protein MFSSFILFRANLTHTLRAWENGKTSNEIPSFDDFKTFLKSRADLLESIEANQAEKQNTRNNSQAGAYPRNTKHSQNTHGLYSSQDTPNNTDSARCCPMCKGEHAIYQCGEFLRLSSKERFDKVRKMNLCTNCFKGGHYYRRCKQSTCKRCSSKHHTYLHPDRSSERNTPSMQQPVVNASENQAVDDLQGPLNTTNLTASAVSSKASPEQSILSTVLVNIVDGQGNSYAVRALVDCGLQSSFITENLCDRLRIKRSRVDISVLGINNASYSH
- the LOC126887622 gene encoding uncharacterized protein LOC126887622; translation: MENIDLCLGSLPGDRQGTSGAGAGRDSMRDVGGRVLRRRAPVIQSATAQPQPQASQTTRAPPAEGAALDHQPALTQAGRPRQRIKWTVSINENILRFYYKVTNLGQETIGYRQQLYAEFCRTYPDIQVSEQRVSDQYRVIIRNNLIPETRRNIIRSEVEREIHNDVIEDQVPNEVHEQIPELAIQETQPDNTEQENNELHDNLVSEMARAVQEFNGTNPLSRPSLPRINSCKRLGMLLQIVNTEVLHNYVVEAHTLEYLHMLIYWALRSEHDRVLITEGLVAELHPGKKDCSERLNCCVGILVKSQNIYEV